The Thamnophis elegans isolate rThaEle1 chromosome 15, rThaEle1.pri, whole genome shotgun sequence genome includes a window with the following:
- the TARDBP gene encoding TAR DNA-binding protein 43, translating into MSEYIRVTEDENEEPIEIPSEDDGTVLLSTVTAQFPGACGLRYRNPVSQCMRGVRLVEGILHAPDNGWGNLVYVVNYPKDNKRKMDETDASSAVKVKRAVQKTSDLIVLGLPWKTTEQDLKEYFSTFGEVLMVQVKKDIKTGHSKGFGFVRFTDYETQVKVMSQRHMIDGRWCDCKLPNSKQSPDEPLRSRKVFVGRCTEDMTADELRQFFSQYGEVVDVFIPKPFRAFAFVTFADDQVAQSLCGEDLIIKGISVHISNAEPKHNSSRQLERGGRFGGNPGGFGNQGGFPNRGGGGGGGGLGNSQGSNMGGGMNFGAFSINPAMMAAAQAALQSSWGMMGMLASQQNQSGPSGNNQPQGNMQREQQSQGFSSGSNSYGSSNSGPAIGWGSSNTGSSSGFNGGFGSSMDSKSSGWGM; encoded by the exons ATGTCGGAATACATCCGAGTAACGGAAGATGAGAATGAGGAACCCATTGAGATCCCTTCAGAGGATGATGGGACTGTATTACTCTCCACGGTTACTGCGCAGTTCCCAGGAGCCTGTGGCCTCCGTTACAGAAACCCCGTGTCTCAGTGTATGAGAGGAGTCCGATTAGTGGAAGGAATTCTTCATGCACCAGATAATGGCTGGGGAAATTTGGTATATGTGGTgaattatcccaaag ACAACAAGAGGAAAATGGATGAAACAGATGCTTCATCAGCCGTTAAAGTGAAACGAGCAGTTCAGAAAACCTCTGATCTGATAGTTTTGGGTCTTCCGTGGAAGACAACAGAGCAAGATCTGAAAGAATATTTCAGCACGTTTGGAGAAGTTCTCATGGTGCAG GTTAAGAAGGACATCAAAACTGGCCACTCAAAGGGGTTTGGTTTTGTACGATTTACCGACTATGAAACCCAAGTAAAAGTCATGTCTCAGCGTCACATGATTGATGGAAGATGGTGCGACTGCAAGCTCCCCAATTCTAAG CAAAGTCCAGATGAACCTTTGCGTAGCAGGAAGGTGTTTGTTGGGCGTTGCACTGAAGACATGACTGCAGATGAGCTCCGTCAGTTTTTTTCACAATATGGAGAAGTCGTTGATGTCTTCATTCCCAAACCATTCAGAGCTTTTGCCTTCGTTACGTTTGCTGATGATCAG GTCGCCCAGTCCCTTTGTGGTGAGGACTTGATCATAAAAGGAATCAGCGTCCATATATCCAATGCTGAACCTAAGCATAATAGCAGTAGACAACTAGAAAGAGGTGGAAGATTTGGTGGTAATCCAGGAGGCTTTGGGAATCAGGGTGGATTTCCTAACCgggggggaggcgggggaggTGGCGGACTGGGTAACAGCCAGGGCAGTAACATGGGAGGTGGGATGAACTTTGGGGCCTTCAGCATCAATCCCGCCATGATGGCGGCGGCTCAGGCCGCGCTGCAGAGCAGCTGGGGGATGATGGGCATGCTTGCTAGCCAGCAAAACCAGTCTGGGCCGTCAGGGAACAACCAGCCACAGGGAAACATGCAGAGGGAGCAGCAGAGCCAAGGGTTTAGCTCCGGGAGCAATTCCTACGGAAGCTCGAACTCTGGCCCAGCGATAGGGTGGGGCTCCTCCAACACGGGCTCCAGCAGTGGGTTTAATGGCGGGTTTGGTTCAAGTATGGATTCCAAATCATCAGGATGGGGGATGTAA